One region of Spiroplasma endosymbiont of Asaphidion curtum genomic DNA includes:
- a CDS encoding IS30 family transposase, translated as MGYKHLGIYERIYIENQLKFKVKISEIAKNLNRSISTIIREVNRNKDSNHYFSLIAQNKAENRKQSHVYFHKFKNRELVKYVQQKLLLGWSPEQIYGRIKNFHKEWIISFKTIYNWIYSGLLEKVTNKNLRRKGKKRKSQENRGKFNGKSIKERNINVNNRITVGHWEGDTVVSSGGKSKSCLITLVERTSRFTLAMLVENRTTKVVNENISHYLSILPNNLVKTITFDRGKEFSNWQQLEKNLNVKIYFANAYSPWQRGTNENTNGLIREKFPKKFNFSNTTKNAVHKFILSLNQRPRKILNYLSSIEYLVRKII; from the coding sequence ATGGGTTACAAACATCTTGGCATATATGAAAGAATTTATATTGAGAATCAATTGAAGTTTAAAGTAAAAATTAGTGAAATAGCTAAAAATCTTAATCGAAGTATTAGTACTATTATTCGAGAAGTCAATAGAAATAAAGATAGTAATCATTATTTTTCATTAATTGCACAAAATAAAGCAGAAAACAGAAAACAATCACATGTTTATTTTCATAAGTTTAAAAATAGAGAATTAGTAAAATATGTACAACAAAAATTACTATTAGGTTGATCGCCTGAACAAATTTATGGCAGAATTAAAAATTTTCATAAAGAATGAATTATTAGTTTTAAAACAATTTACAATTGAATTTATTCTGGATTACTTGAAAAAGTTACTAATAAAAATTTAAGAAGAAAAGGTAAGAAACGAAAATCTCAAGAAAATCGCGGTAAATTTAATGGTAAATCAATTAAAGAACGAAATATTAATGTTAATAATCGTATAACTGTTGGTCATTGAGAAGGTGATACTGTAGTATCATCAGGAGGTAAAAGTAAATCATGTTTAATAACTTTAGTTGAAAGAACATCAAGATTTACTTTAGCAATGTTAGTTGAAAATAGAACTACTAAAGTTGTTAACGAAAACATTAGCCATTATTTATCAATTCTTCCAAATAATCTTGTTAAGACTATAACATTTGATAGGGGTAAAGAATTTTCTAATTGACAACAACTTGAAAAAAATTTAAATGTGAAAATTTATTTTGCTAATGCGTATTCGCCTTGACAAAGAGGTACTAATGAAAATACTAATGGTTTAATTAGAGAAAAATTTCCTAAAAAATTTAATTTTTCAAATACTACTAAAAATGCAGTTCATAAATTTATATTGTCTTTAAACCAAAGACCAAGAAAAATACTAAATTATCTTTCATCAATCGAATATTTGGTTAGAAAAATAATTTAG
- a CDS encoding integrase core domain-containing protein, with product MNNTDNISVNKLIKKYFRGSKMTFYIWAKKIINGYYQDNFYELQFKSTTPKNIKYQFSLETRKQICDYYFDYKFVGAGGVLSLYHNIHQKNVHDIDTNNVPKSINTFYRWIKQDKRYGEIKTQMKKAKRHFKRYEVSEIGLLQMDAKVFTDKNFPIAKYRLYVYDFIDEITRIAFGYVYDSLGTNNAINAMQRAMKDFGELGITIKRIRTDNAPEFTTTNWSNKKAYKVKERPFTTFLSKNGIIHETTPIRSPQSNGKIERFHRNYNSLFWFKKCGFEIKFDVKQLQIHLNEWYAFYNFKRKHKSLNYKTPFETLNKFIIAK from the coding sequence ATGAATAATACAGATAACATATCTGTAAATAAATTGATTAAAAAATATTTTCGTGGTAGTAAAATGACATTTTATATTTGAGCTAAAAAAATTATTAATGGTTATTATCAAGACAACTTTTATGAATTGCAATTCAAATCAACAACACCAAAAAATATTAAATATCAATTTTCATTAGAAACCAGAAAACAAATTTGTGATTATTACTTTGATTACAAATTTGTAGGTGCGGGCGGTGTATTATCGCTTTATCATAATATTCATCAAAAAAATGTGCATGATATCGATACAAATAATGTCCCCAAATCAATTAATACTTTTTATCGTTGAATTAAACAAGACAAACGCTATGGAGAAATAAAAACGCAAATGAAAAAAGCAAAACGCCATTTTAAGCGTTATGAAGTTTCCGAGATTGGTCTTTTACAAATGGATGCTAAAGTGTTTACTGATAAAAATTTTCCTATTGCTAAGTATAGATTATATGTTTATGATTTCATTGACGAAATAACAAGAATTGCTTTTGGATATGTGTATGATAGTTTAGGAACCAATAATGCCATTAATGCCATGCAAAGAGCAATGAAAGATTTTGGCGAACTTGGCATAACAATTAAACGCATTCGCACTGATAATGCTCCGGAATTCACTACTACTAATTGAAGTAATAAAAAAGCATACAAAGTAAAAGAAAGGCCTTTTACAACCTTTCTTTCAAAAAATGGAATTATCCATGAAACCACACCAATCCGTTCTCCTCAGAGCAACGGAAAGATTGAACGGTTTCACCGTAATTATAATAGTTTATTTTGGTTTAAAAAATGTGGTTTTGAAATAAAATTTGATGTTAAACAATTACAAATTCATTTGAATGAGTGGTACGCATTTTATAATTTCAAACGAAAACATAAAAGCTTGAATTACAAAACTCCATTTGAAACTTTAAATAAATTTATTATTGCAAAATAA
- a CDS encoding IS30 family transposase codes for MGYKHLGIYERIYIENQLKFKVKISEIAKNLNRSISTIIREVNRNKDSNHYFSLIAQNKAENRKQSHVYFHKFKNRELVKYVQQKLLLGWSPEQIYGRIKNFHKEWIISFKTIYNWIYSGLLEKVTNKNLRRKGKKRKSQENRGKFNGKSCLITLVERTSRFTLAMLVENRTTKVVNENISHYLSILPNNLVKTITFDRGKEFSNWQQLEKNLNVKIYFANAYSPWQRSTNENTNGLIREKFPKKFNFSNTTKNAVHKFILSLNQRPRKILNYLSPIEYLVRKII; via the coding sequence ATGGGTTACAAACATCTTGGCATATATGAAAGAATTTATATTGAGAATCAATTGAAGTTTAAAGTAAAAATTAGTGAAATAGCTAAAAATCTTAATCGAAGTATTAGTACTATTATTCGAGAAGTCAATAGAAATAAAGATAGTAATCATTATTTTTCATTAATTGCACAAAATAAAGCAGAAAACAGAAAACAATCACATGTTTATTTTCATAAGTTTAAAAATAGAGAATTAGTAAAATATGTACAACAAAAATTACTATTAGGTTGATCGCCTGAACAAATTTATGGCAGAATTAAAAATTTTCATAAAGAATGAATTATTAGTTTTAAAACAATTTACAATTGAATTTATTCTGGATTACTTGAAAAAGTTACTAATAAAAATTTAAGAAGAAAAGGTAAGAAACGAAAATCTCAAGAAAATCGCGGTAAATTTAATGGTAAATCATGTTTAATAACTTTAGTTGAAAGAACATCAAGATTTACTTTAGCAATGTTAGTTGAAAATAGAACTACTAAAGTTGTTAACGAAAACATTAGCCATTATTTATCAATTCTTCCAAATAATCTTGTTAAGACTATAACATTTGATAGGGGTAAAGAATTTTCTAATTGACAACAACTTGAAAAAAATTTAAATGTGAAAATTTATTTTGCTAATGCGTATTCGCCTTGACAAAGAAGTACTAATGAAAATACTAATGGTTTAATTAGAGAAAAATTTCCTAAAAAATTTAATTTTTCAAATACTACTAAAAATGCAGTTCATAAATTTATATTGTCTTTAAACCAAAGACCAAGAAAAATACTAAATTATCTTTCACCAATCGAATATTTGGTTAGAAAAATAATTTAG
- the ftsZ gene encoding cell division protein FtsZ encodes MNNDTQLEQYDQVAHIKVIGVGGAGNNAVNRMIDAGVQGVDFIVANTDAQVLSVSKAREKIILGKQLTKGLGAGANPEIGKQAAIETEPEIKKMLENSDMVFIAAGMGGGTGTGAAPIIARIAKDLGALTIAIVTRPFTFEGRLRSSYAVQGIEELRKHVDSLIIISNDKLLQVIGGVPLTESFNETDNILRQGVQTITDLIAVPALINLDFADVKTVIESKGSALFGIGIGTGENKAIEAANKAISSPLLEASIKGAQNAIVNVTGGNTMSLFDANDAVDIVRQAAGSELNIIFGVAVNEHLDDEMIVTVIATGFDERQIEKANPQVIEEARLKRFRPVGAENLSNFGYENDQLQERNVIYKPQRVGNFKPSGDGLQEELSNDDDLPPFLRGR; translated from the coding sequence ATGAATAATGATACTCAACTAGAACAATATGATCAAGTAGCTCATATTAAAGTAATCGGTGTTGGCGGAGCTGGAAACAATGCTGTTAATCGCATGATCGATGCAGGAGTTCAAGGTGTTGATTTCATTGTTGCAAATACTGATGCTCAAGTATTAAGCGTTTCTAAAGCTCGTGAAAAGATTATTTTAGGCAAACAATTAACTAAAGGTTTAGGAGCAGGTGCTAATCCAGAAATTGGTAAACAAGCGGCAATTGAAACTGAACCGGAAATTAAAAAGATGTTAGAAAATTCTGATATGGTTTTTATTGCTGCTGGAATGGGTGGTGGAACTGGCACTGGAGCTGCTCCGATTATTGCCCGAATTGCTAAAGATTTGGGTGCTTTAACAATTGCGATTGTTACAAGACCATTTACTTTTGAAGGTCGTTTAAGGAGTTCTTATGCAGTTCAAGGTATTGAAGAATTAAGAAAGCATGTTGATTCATTAATAATTATTTCTAATGATAAATTATTGCAAGTAATTGGTGGTGTGCCTTTAACAGAATCATTTAATGAAACTGATAATATTTTAAGACAAGGAGTGCAAACAATTACTGATTTAATTGCTGTTCCTGCATTAATTAATTTAGATTTTGCTGATGTTAAAACAGTTATTGAAAGTAAGGGTAGTGCTTTATTTGGTATTGGTATTGGCACTGGTGAAAATAAAGCTATTGAGGCTGCTAATAAAGCAATTTCTTCACCATTATTGGAAGCATCGATTAAAGGGGCTCAAAATGCGATTGTGAATGTTACTGGTGGAAATACCATGTCATTATTTGATGCTAATGATGCTGTTGATATTGTTCGTCAAGCTGCTGGTAGTGAACTAAATATTATTTTTGGTGTTGCTGTGAATGAACATTTAGATGATGAGATGATTGTTACGGTTATTGCTACTGGTTTTGATGAAAGACAAATTGAGAAAGCTAATCCTCAGGTTATTGAAGAAGCACGATTAAAAAGATTTCGCCCCGTAGGAGCAGAAAATTTGTCTAATTTTGGTTATGAAAATGATCAGTTACAAGAACGAAATGTTATTTATAAACCGCAACGAGTTGGTAATTTTAAACCATCTGGTGATGGTTTGCAAGAGGAATTAAGTAATGATGATGATTTACCACCATTTTTAAGAGGACGATAA
- a CDS encoding cell division protein SepF, producing the protein MFKRRQKKSAVLVQNDDIQSNSVLSELHSTMKLQDNDLSPTVQSLAVDDNLTKPLLEYELEAYAQVVALADRLIAGENLIVNVANLPPIDRKRTLEFLGGVIYTLQGKAQKIDAFAYVFISN; encoded by the coding sequence ATGTTCAAAAGAAGACAGAAAAAATCAGCAGTATTAGTTCAAAATGATGACATTCAATCTAATTCAGTGTTGTCGGAGTTACATTCGACAATGAAACTTCAAGATAATGATTTAAGTCCTACTGTGCAATCATTAGCAGTTGATGATAATTTAACAAAACCATTATTAGAATATGAATTAGAAGCTTATGCTCAAGTTGTTGCTTTAGCAGACCGTTTAATTGCTGGTGAAAATTTAATTGTTAATGTTGCAAATTTACCACCAATTGATCGCAAACGCACTTTAGAATTTTTAGGTGGCGTTATTTATACTTTACAGGGTAAAGCTCAAAAGATTGATGCTTTTGCTTATGTTTTTATTAGTAATTAA
- a CDS encoding IS30 family transposase, with product MGYKHLGIYERIYIENQLKFKVKISEIAKNLNRSISTIIREVNRNKDSNHYFSLIAQNKAKNRKQSHVYFHKFKNRELVKYVQQKLLLGWSPEQIYGRIKNFHKEWIISFKTIYNWIYSGLLEKVTNKNLRRKGKKRKSQENRGKFNGKSIKERNINVNNRITVGHWEGDTVVSSRGKSKSCLITLVERTSRFTLAMLVENRTTKVVNENISHYLSILPNNLVKTITFDRGKEFSNWQQLEKNLNVKIYFANAYSPWQRGTNENTNGLIREKFPKKFNFSNTTKNAVHKFILSLNQRPRKILNYLSPIEYLVRKII from the coding sequence ATGGGTTACAAACATCTTGGCATATATGAAAGAATTTATATTGAGAATCAATTGAAGTTTAAAGTAAAAATTAGTGAAATAGCTAAAAATCTTAATCGAAGTATTAGTACTATTATTCGAGAAGTCAATAGAAATAAAGATAGTAATCATTATTTTTCATTAATTGCACAAAATAAAGCAAAAAACAGAAAACAATCACATGTTTATTTTCATAAGTTTAAAAATAGAGAATTAGTAAAATATGTACAACAAAAATTACTATTAGGTTGATCGCCTGAACAAATTTATGGCAGAATTAAAAATTTTCATAAAGAATGAATTATTAGTTTTAAAACAATTTACAATTGAATTTATTCTGGATTACTTGAAAAAGTTACTAATAAAAATTTAAGAAGAAAAGGTAAGAAACGAAAATCTCAAGAAAATCGCGGTAAATTTAATGGTAAATCAATTAAAGAACGAAATATTAATGTTAATAATCGTATAACTGTTGGTCATTGAGAAGGTGATACTGTAGTATCATCACGAGGTAAAAGTAAATCATGTTTAATAACTTTAGTTGAAAGAACATCAAGATTTACTTTAGCAATGTTAGTTGAAAATAGAACTACTAAAGTTGTTAACGAAAACATTAGCCATTATTTATCAATTCTTCCAAATAATCTTGTTAAGACTATAACATTTGATAGGGGTAAAGAATTTTCTAATTGACAACAACTTGAAAAAAATTTAAATGTGAAAATTTATTTTGCTAATGCGTATTCGCCTTGACAAAGAGGTACTAATGAAAATACTAATGGTTTAATTAGAGAAAAATTTCCTAAAAAATTTAATTTTTCAAATACTACTAAAAATGCAGTTCATAAATTTATATTGTCTTTAAACCAAAGACCAAGAAAAATACTAAATTATCTTTCACCAATCGAATATTTGGTTAGAAAAATAATTTAG
- a CDS encoding IS5 family transposase (programmed frameshift), translating to MKFDKFNFINDKELLRLTGIKQSTFNKMLNILKEAELKKFKRGGKNNKLSLENRLLMTLSYWREYRTYFHLGKSFDISEASCYRNIKWIEDILIKHPDFQQLAGKKALINDYFNDKTIIIDATETPIQRPKKGQKQSYSGKKKKHTIKTQVIIEKESKIIIATNFSLGKKHDFCLFKESKIPILKNTKLIVDNGYQGIQKIHSNVLIPKKKTKKNPLNKEQKHNNKLISKMRIIIENIFAILKKFKIITEKYRNRRKRFSLRFNLIASIYNLQL from the exons ATGAAATTTGATAAATTTAATTTTATTAATGATAAAGAATTATTACGATTAACTGGAATAAAGCAAAGTACTTTTAATAAAATGTTAAATATTTTAAAAGAAGCTGAGTTAAAAAAGTTTAAAAGAGGTGGTAAAAATAATAAATTATCATTAGAAAATAGATTATTGATGACTTTATCATATTGACGAGAATATCGTACTTATTTTCATCTTGGTAAAAGTTTTGATATTAGTGAAGCTAGTTGTTATCGAAATATCAAGTGAATTGAAGATATTTTAATCAAACATCCTGATTTTCAACAACTTGCTGGTAAAAAAGCATTAATAAATGATTATTTTAATGATAAAACAATTATTATTGATGCTACAGAAACACCCATTCAACGCCCAAAAAAAG GACAAAAACAATCTTATTCAGGAAAAAAGAAAAAACACACTATTAAAACACAAGTAATTATTGAAAAAGAAAGCAAAATAATTATTGCAACAAATTTTTCTCTCGGTAAAAAGCATGATTTTTGTTTATTTAAAGAATCAAAAATCCCAATTTTAAAAAATACTAAATTAATAGTTGATAATGGTTATCAAGGAATACAAAAAATTCATAGTAATGTTCTAATACCTAAGAAAAAAACAAAGAAAAACCCTTTAAATAAAGAACAAAAACATAATAATAAATTAATTTCAAAAATGAGAATTATTATTGAAAATATTTTTGCTATTCTTAAAAAATTTAAAATTATTACTGAAAAATATCGTAATCGTAGAAAACGATTTAGTTTAAGATTTAATTTAATTGCTTCAATTTATAATTTGCAATTATAG
- a CDS encoding helix-turn-helix domain-containing protein — protein MGYKHLGIYERIYIENQLKFKVKISEIAKNLNRSISTIIREVNRNKDSNHYFSLIAQNKAENRKQSHVYFHKFKNRELVKYVQQKLLLGWSPEQIYGRIKNFHKEWIISLLNYTCKCK, from the coding sequence ATGGGTTACAAACATCTTGGCATATATGAAAGAATTTATATTGAGAATCAATTGAAGTTTAAAGTAAAAATTAGTGAAATAGCTAAAAATCTTAATCGAAGTATTAGTACTATTATTCGAGAAGTCAATAGAAATAAAGATAGTAATCATTATTTTTCATTAATTGCACAAAATAAAGCAGAAAACAGAAAACAATCACATGTTTATTTTCATAAGTTTAAAAATAGAGAATTAGTAAAATATGTACAACAAAAATTACTATTAGGTTGATCGCCTGAACAAATTTATGGCAGAATTAAAAATTTTCATAAAGAATGAATTATTAGTTTGCTGAATTATACTTGTAAGTGCAAGTAA
- a CDS encoding IS30 family transposase: MGYKHLGIYERIYIENQLKFKVKISEIAKNLNRSISTIIREVNRNKDSNHYFSLIAQNKAENRKQSHVYFHKFKNRELVKYVQQKLLLGWSPEQIYGRIKNFHKEWIISFKTIYNWIYSGLLEKVTNKNLRRKGKKRKSQENRGKFNGKSIKERNINVNNRITVGHWEGDTVVSSRGKSKSCLITLVERTSRFTLAMLVENRTTKVVNENISHYLSILPNNLVKTITFDRGKEFSNWQQLEKNLNVKIYFANAYSPWQRGTNENTNGLIREKFPKKFNFSNTTKNAVHKFILSLNQRPRKILNYLSPIEYLVRKII; this comes from the coding sequence ATGGGTTACAAACATCTTGGCATATATGAAAGAATTTATATTGAGAATCAATTGAAGTTTAAAGTAAAAATTAGTGAAATAGCTAAAAATCTTAATCGAAGTATTAGTACTATTATTCGAGAAGTCAATAGAAATAAAGATAGTAATCATTATTTTTCATTAATTGCACAAAATAAAGCAGAAAACAGAAAACAATCACATGTTTATTTTCATAAGTTTAAAAATAGAGAATTAGTAAAATATGTACAACAAAAATTACTATTAGGTTGATCGCCTGAACAAATTTATGGCAGAATTAAAAATTTTCATAAAGAATGAATTATTAGTTTTAAAACAATTTACAATTGAATTTATTCTGGATTACTTGAAAAAGTTACTAATAAAAATTTAAGAAGAAAAGGTAAGAAACGAAAATCTCAAGAAAATCGCGGTAAATTTAATGGTAAATCAATTAAAGAACGAAATATTAATGTTAATAATCGTATAACTGTTGGTCATTGAGAAGGTGATACTGTAGTATCATCACGAGGTAAAAGTAAATCATGTTTAATAACTTTAGTTGAAAGAACATCAAGATTTACTTTAGCAATGTTAGTTGAAAATAGAACTACTAAAGTTGTTAACGAAAACATTAGCCATTATTTATCAATTCTTCCAAATAATCTTGTTAAGACTATAACATTTGATAGGGGTAAAGAATTTTCTAATTGACAACAACTTGAAAAAAATTTAAATGTGAAAATTTATTTTGCTAATGCGTATTCGCCTTGACAAAGAGGTACTAATGAAAATACTAATGGTTTAATTAGAGAAAAATTTCCTAAAAAATTTAATTTTTCAAATACTACTAAAAATGCAGTTCATAAATTTATATTGTCTTTAAACCAAAGACCAAGAAAAATACTAAATTATCTTTCACCAATCGAATATTTGGTTAGAAAAATAATTTAG
- a CDS encoding IS30 family transposase, which yields MRRKGKKRKSQENRGKFNGKSIKERNINVNNRITVGHWEGDTVVSSRGKSKSCLITLVERTSRFTLAMLVENRTTKVVNENISHYLSILPNNLVKTITFDRGKEFSNWQQLEKNLNVKIYFANAYSPWQRGTNENTNGLIREKFPKKFNFSNTTKNAVHKFILSLNQRPRKILNYLSPIEYLVRKII from the coding sequence TTAAGAAGAAAAGGTAAGAAACGAAAATCTCAAGAAAATCGCGGTAAATTTAATGGTAAATCAATTAAAGAACGAAATATTAATGTTAATAATCGTATAACTGTTGGTCATTGAGAAGGTGATACTGTAGTATCATCACGAGGTAAAAGTAAATCATGTTTAATAACTTTAGTTGAAAGAACATCAAGATTTACTTTAGCAATGTTAGTTGAAAATAGAACTACTAAAGTTGTTAACGAAAACATTAGCCATTATTTATCAATTCTTCCAAATAATCTTGTTAAGACTATAACATTTGATAGGGGTAAAGAATTTTCTAATTGACAACAACTTGAAAAAAATTTAAATGTGAAAATTTATTTTGCTAATGCGTATTCGCCTTGACAAAGAGGTACTAATGAAAATACTAATGGTTTAATTAGAGAAAAATTTCCTAAAAAATTTAATTTTTCAAATACTACTAAAAATGCAGTTCATAAATTTATATTGTCTTTAAACCAAAGACCAAGAAAAATACTAAATTATCTTTCACCAATCGAATATTTGGTTAGAAAAATAATTTAG
- the lon gene encoding endopeptidase La yields the protein MIDKEQIKSLKNIPVLVTRGSYIYPGFEQVLEIGRNKSLKTIKVAKDNFDSQVILVSQKKPLDDEPTIDEIFDVGVIANLKIKKVWEEGSFTVNFKSLNRVKLLNLKDNGTYYESDIEVLESSQEGNIEDLVQKITNNLTGLLEMQEGLPKNVLQEIKININSSPGEVIDTLAQFLPFLPLDKKQAILEELNVEQRLNLLVDNVNSQKQTGEIDQNISERIKVRIDEQQKKFYLREKLEAIKEELGEIDDDSNEMKKYLDRLEKEPFPENIKLRVKEEINRYEMMPQASSEANIIRTYIDWVMAIPWHEEKEEIEDLPFALQTLDKYHYGLEKVKERIIEHLAVKQMTKSLKGQIICLVGPPGIGKTSLAKSIAEATGRNFVKLSLGGVRDESEIRGHRKTYIGSMPGRIIQSMKRAKSINPLFLLDEIDKMANDYRGDPASAMLEVLDPEQNFEFSDHYLEENYDLSKVMFIATANYMEDIPVPLLDRMEIIQLSSYTEIEKMEIAKNHLIAKVLQGNGLNEQLLKFEDGAIKEIIKYYTREAGVRQLERYLHQIARKFIVRYLAKHLSDELVNIEKVKQYLGKHKFEYTEKEGTAQIGVATGLAYTAFGGDILSMEVNFFTGKGQLVLTGTLGDVMKESANIALDYLKANSKKFNIDSEFFSNNDIHIHVPEGAVPKDGPSAGITITTAIISALTKRPVSSDVGMTGEITLRGNVLPIGGLKEKSISAHRSGISTILIPDKNMKDLDDIPNEVLSELKIIPIKHYEEVYDFIFNPNSTITATDVVTDTVAVAA from the coding sequence ATGATAGATAAAGAACAAATAAAATCTTTGAAAAATATTCCTGTTTTGGTTACAAGAGGTAGTTATATTTATCCAGGATTTGAACAGGTTTTAGAAATTGGTCGTAATAAATCATTAAAGACTATTAAAGTGGCTAAAGATAATTTTGATAGTCAAGTTATTTTAGTATCACAAAAAAAACCTTTAGATGATGAACCAACAATTGATGAAATATTTGATGTTGGAGTTATTGCTAATTTAAAAATAAAAAAAGTTTGAGAAGAAGGTTCGTTTACAGTTAATTTTAAGTCACTTAATCGGGTTAAATTACTAAATTTAAAAGATAATGGTACTTATTATGAAAGTGATATTGAGGTTTTAGAATCAAGTCAAGAGGGTAATATTGAAGATTTAGTGCAAAAAATTACTAATAATTTAACAGGATTATTGGAAATGCAAGAAGGTCTTCCTAAAAATGTATTACAAGAGATTAAGATAAATATTAATAGTAGTCCTGGGGAAGTAATTGATACATTAGCACAGTTTTTACCTTTTTTACCATTAGATAAAAAACAAGCTATTTTAGAAGAGCTGAATGTTGAACAACGCTTGAATCTTTTAGTTGATAATGTTAATAGTCAAAAGCAAACTGGAGAAATTGATCAAAATATTTCTGAAAGAATTAAAGTTAGAATTGATGAACAGCAAAAGAAATTTTATTTACGAGAAAAACTTGAGGCAATTAAAGAAGAATTAGGCGAAATTGATGATGATAGTAATGAGATGAAGAAATATTTAGATCGTCTTGAAAAAGAGCCATTTCCTGAAAATATTAAACTTCGCGTTAAAGAAGAAATTAATCGTTATGAAATGATGCCACAAGCATCAAGTGAAGCTAATATTATTAGAACATACATTGATTGGGTAATGGCGATTCCTTGACATGAAGAAAAGGAAGAAATTGAGGATTTACCATTTGCTTTACAAACTTTAGATAAGTATCATTATGGTTTAGAAAAAGTTAAAGAACGAATTATTGAACATTTAGCAGTTAAACAAATGACTAAATCATTAAAAGGACAAATTATTTGTTTAGTAGGTCCTCCCGGAATAGGAAAAACTTCACTTGCTAAGTCAATTGCTGAAGCAACAGGAAGAAATTTTGTGAAGTTATCATTGGGTGGTGTTCGTGATGAATCAGAAATTCGTGGTCATCGAAAAACATATATTGGTTCAATGCCAGGAAGAATAATCCAATCAATGAAACGAGCTAAAAGTATTAATCCTTTATTTTTGCTTGATGAGATTGATAAGATGGCTAATGATTATCGTGGGGATCCTGCTAGTGCGATGTTGGAAGTATTAGACCCAGAACAAAATTTTGAGTTTTCTGATCATTACTTAGAAGAAAATTATGATTTATCAAAAGTAATGTTTATTGCTACAGCTAACTATATGGAAGATATTCCTGTACCATTATTAGATCGAATGGAAATTATTCAATTATCATCATACACAGAAATTGAAAAAATGGAAATTGCTAAAAATCATTTAATTGCTAAAGTATTGCAAGGGAATGGTTTAAATGAGCAGTTATTAAAATTTGAAGATGGAGCAATTAAAGAAATTATTAAATATTATACTCGTGAAGCTGGTGTACGACAATTAGAGCGATATTTGCATCAAATTGCAAGAAAGTTTATTGTTCGTTATTTAGCTAAGCATTTAAGTGATGAATTAGTGAATATTGAAAAGGTTAAGCAATATCTGGGTAAACATAAGTTTGAATATACTGAAAAAGAAGGAACAGCCCAAATTGGTGTTGCTACTGGTTTAGCATATACTGCTTTTGGCGGCGATATTTTATCAATGGAAGTAAATTTCTTTACTGGTAAAGGACAATTAGTTTTAACAGGAACTTTAGGTGATGTTATGAAAGAATCAGCAAATATTGCTTTGGATTATTTAAAAGCTAATAGTAAGAAGTTTAATATTGATTCTGAGTTTTTTAGTAACAATGATATTCATATTCATGTTCCTGAAGGGGCAGTACCTAAAGATGGACCTTCAGCAGGGATTACAATAACAACAGCAATAATTTCTGCTTTAACTAAAAGACCGGTATCTAGTGATGTTGGAATGACTGGGGAAATAACTTTACGAGGTAATGTTTTACCGATTGGTGGTTTAAAAGAGAAATCAATTTCTGCTCATCGCAGTGGGATTAGTACAATTTTAATACCTGATAAAAATATGAAAGATTTAGATGATATTCCTAATGAGGTTTTAAGTGAATTAAAAATTATTCCTATTAAACATTATGAAGAAGTATATGACTTTATTTTTAATCCTAATTCAACAATAACAGCAACTGATGTTGTTACTGATACTGTAGCAGTTGCCGCTTAA